One genomic region from Pseudomonas hormoni encodes:
- a CDS encoding SDR family oxidoreductase produces the protein MNIKNSVAFVTGANRGLGLAFAKELVARGASKVYAGVRNPEGVDIPGVIAIRLDVSDPASVAAAVAQAGDVTLLVNNAGIARVLPSMLDPGLVEAAREIFETNYYGVMHVSLAFAPILKANGGGAIVNVLSDATWVAAPFLSAYAASKAAAWSFTNSLRIELHGQGTSVQGLHVGFIDTDLTHGFDVPKVQPSDVVIQSLDGVEAGLQEVLADKGTRAIKASLSTGQAAYLNPETVA, from the coding sequence ATGAACATCAAAAACTCCGTAGCATTTGTTACCGGCGCCAACCGTGGTCTTGGCCTTGCCTTCGCAAAAGAACTCGTGGCACGCGGTGCCAGCAAGGTCTACGCAGGGGTGCGCAATCCTGAAGGCGTCGACATTCCGGGCGTCATCGCCATTCGCCTCGACGTCAGCGACCCGGCATCGGTCGCCGCGGCAGTGGCACAGGCTGGCGACGTGACGCTGCTGGTCAACAATGCCGGTATTGCCCGCGTGCTGCCCTCCATGCTTGATCCTGGCCTGGTGGAAGCCGCCCGCGAAATCTTCGAAACCAATTACTACGGCGTCATGCACGTCAGCCTGGCCTTCGCACCGATACTCAAAGCTAACGGCGGTGGCGCGATCGTCAACGTACTGTCGGATGCAACCTGGGTTGCCGCGCCCTTCCTGTCCGCCTATGCGGCATCGAAAGCAGCGGCGTGGAGCTTCACCAATTCGCTGCGAATCGAACTCCATGGCCAGGGCACAAGCGTGCAAGGGCTGCATGTCGGCTTCATCGACACCGACCTGACACATGGTTTTGACGTACCGAAAGTCCAGCCATCCGACGTCGTGATCCAATCGCTGGACGGGGTGGAAGCAGGCCTGCAGGAAGTGCTCGCAGACAAAGGGACTCGCGCCATCAAAGCCAGCCTGTCTACCGGGCAAGCGGCTTACCTGAACCCAGAAACCGTTGCGTAA
- a CDS encoding aldehyde dehydrogenase (NADP(+)), with translation MKLTGNLIIGAHDVPATEGTMKALNPATNTLIEPDFALGGAAQVHQAATLADEAFDSYSHTSLAVRAAFLDSIADNLEAVREALAARAALETGLPQAQLEGEATRAATQFRQFAEVVRKGRFLQLAIDPAQPDRQPRPRMDHRLQKMAIGPVAIFGASNFPIAYSVAGGDTASALAAGATVILKAHNAHPGASEIQARAIQKAVQDHGLHEGVFSMVRGIGNTIGEALVDHPLVKAVTFTGSEQGGMALYRRAQLRPDPIPVFTEMTSINPTFILPAALAERGVQIGDGFIERMLVNVGQACLRPALLIAIKGAGLEALRDAMVKRVAEASARTMLTPGIHASYLKGLAAMENAGARRVAEGSAASADFDGQSALLEVDGQRFLSEAVLSQEVFGPSALLVTVEDEAQLLAVARSLEGQLSAALHLEENDLPLARRLLPVLERRTGRIVVNAFAHPQEVTYATVHGGPFPATSDSRFTSVGMTSIERFLRPVAYQGFPDALLPEALRDFNPLKLPRLVDGQ, from the coding sequence ATGAAACTGACAGGAAACCTGATAATCGGCGCCCACGATGTCCCGGCAACCGAAGGGACGATGAAAGCGCTCAACCCTGCCACCAACACGTTGATCGAACCGGATTTTGCGTTGGGGGGCGCGGCGCAAGTCCACCAGGCGGCCACCCTCGCTGACGAGGCGTTCGACAGTTACAGCCATACCTCGCTCGCTGTGCGCGCGGCGTTTCTCGACAGCATTGCCGACAATCTCGAAGCAGTCCGCGAAGCGTTAGCAGCACGGGCCGCGCTTGAAACGGGCTTGCCGCAAGCGCAACTGGAAGGCGAGGCCACAAGGGCCGCCACACAGTTTCGCCAATTCGCGGAGGTCGTGCGCAAAGGCCGCTTCCTGCAACTGGCCATCGATCCGGCGCAGCCTGATCGTCAGCCTCGCCCACGCATGGACCATCGGTTGCAAAAAATGGCCATCGGCCCGGTGGCGATTTTCGGGGCGAGCAACTTTCCGATCGCCTATTCGGTGGCCGGTGGCGACACCGCATCGGCACTGGCCGCTGGCGCGACCGTCATTCTGAAGGCGCACAACGCCCATCCGGGCGCTTCGGAAATCCAGGCGCGGGCTATCCAAAAGGCGGTGCAGGACCATGGCCTGCACGAGGGTGTTTTCTCGATGGTGCGCGGCATCGGCAACACAATCGGTGAAGCGCTGGTCGATCATCCGCTGGTCAAGGCCGTGACGTTTACCGGTTCGGAACAGGGAGGCATGGCGCTGTACCGCCGCGCGCAGCTACGGCCCGATCCCATTCCGGTGTTCACCGAGATGACCAGCATCAACCCCACGTTCATCCTGCCCGCCGCATTGGCCGAACGTGGCGTGCAGATAGGTGACGGCTTTATCGAGCGCATGCTGGTCAATGTCGGGCAAGCCTGCCTCAGGCCCGCCCTGCTGATCGCGATCAAAGGCGCCGGTCTTGAAGCGCTGCGCGACGCCATGGTGAAACGCGTAGCCGAGGCCTCGGCGCGCACGATGCTGACGCCGGGGATTCATGCGTCCTACCTGAAGGGTCTGGCTGCGATGGAGAACGCCGGTGCGCGCCGCGTCGCCGAAGGCTCGGCGGCCAGCGCAGACTTTGACGGCCAGTCGGCGCTGCTGGAGGTCGACGGCCAGCGTTTCCTGAGCGAAGCGGTACTTTCGCAGGAGGTCTTCGGTCCATCCGCCCTGCTGGTGACCGTCGAGGATGAGGCTCAATTGCTCGCCGTTGCTCGCTCGCTCGAAGGCCAGCTCAGCGCCGCCCTGCACTTGGAAGAAAACGACTTGCCATTGGCTCGGCGCTTGCTGCCGGTGCTGGAGCGCCGCACCGGGCGCATCGTCGTCAATGCGTTTGCCCATCCCCAGGAGGTGACGTACGCCACCGTTCACGGCGGACCGTTCCCGGCCACCTCGGACAGCCGCTTCACTTCGGTGGGCATGACGTCGATCGAACGCTTCTTGCGTCCGGTGGCTTATCAGGGTTTTCCGGATGCGCTGTTGCCTGAGGCACTGCGTGATTTCAACCCGTTGAAGCTGCCTCGCCTCGTGGACGGGCAATAG
- a CDS encoding TetR/AcrR family transcriptional regulator, producing MKISKEKAQANRAALVETASRLFQQKGIDGVGVAEISKSAGLTHGALYAHFPSKEALAAEALAWSLEQGNAKLYTGTVDGEPDLDRFLSDYLSVDRRDDYADHCAMAASASEIGRQDVATSATFTEGYMVLVRAFERRVAANNPGVDALDTAMGIVAAMVGALSVARATAKARPEVSAQVLRGVRHMIDSALGKPVEPGI from the coding sequence ATGAAAATCTCGAAAGAAAAAGCACAAGCAAACCGCGCCGCACTGGTGGAGACGGCAAGCCGCCTGTTTCAACAGAAAGGGATCGACGGGGTAGGCGTTGCCGAAATCAGCAAGTCGGCTGGTTTGACACACGGCGCGCTGTACGCGCATTTCCCATCCAAGGAAGCGCTGGCAGCCGAGGCGCTGGCATGGAGCCTGGAGCAGGGAAACGCCAAGCTTTATACCGGCACGGTCGATGGCGAGCCGGATCTGGACCGTTTCCTGTCCGACTATCTGTCCGTCGACAGGCGCGACGACTACGCCGATCACTGTGCAATGGCCGCGTCCGCCAGCGAAATCGGGCGCCAGGATGTGGCGACCAGCGCAACGTTTACCGAAGGTTATATGGTGTTGGTGCGGGCGTTTGAGCGCAGGGTTGCCGCCAACAATCCCGGCGTCGACGCGCTTGATACCGCCATGGGCATCGTAGCGGCAATGGTTGGCGCGCTCTCGGTTGCGCGCGCCACGGCGAAGGCCAGGCCAGAGGTGTCGGCCCAGGTGTTGCGGGGCGTGCGTCACATGATCGACAGCGCACTGGGCAAACCGGTCGAGCCGGGTATTTAA
- a CDS encoding IS110 family transposase, translated as MISWVGIDISKSNLVVWVQPDGEGFELSNTSEGCVELLQRLSQYEVGRVLLEATGGYERKVMAALLGANFNVLRINPRRARAFAVAMGKNAKTDLIDAAVLADFAEVLKMDGDKVISPEREALRELVQQREHFVQQRDDNKRRLQQAQLPAVVAAIKGHIHYLQVQIKQLDKTIHQSMHDLDAEKTERLISVKGIGTVATASLLVYLPELGKLDRRQVAALAGIAPCNDDSGNHSGKRQIYGGRARVRRALYMSCWVVIRYQADFKARYDALRARGKSAKVALIACMRILLIRLNAMLRDGTEWR; from the coding sequence ATGATTTCCTGGGTCGGCATCGATATCTCCAAATCAAACCTCGTTGTTTGGGTTCAACCAGACGGTGAAGGTTTTGAGCTTTCAAACACCTCAGAAGGCTGTGTTGAGCTTCTTCAGCGCTTGAGCCAGTACGAGGTTGGCCGAGTTCTGCTGGAGGCCACGGGAGGCTACGAGCGCAAGGTCATGGCCGCATTGCTAGGTGCCAACTTCAATGTCCTCAGGATCAATCCTCGCCGGGCCAGGGCTTTCGCCGTGGCGATGGGCAAAAATGCCAAGACCGATCTGATCGATGCAGCTGTGTTGGCCGATTTCGCCGAGGTCTTGAAGATGGACGGCGACAAGGTCATTTCGCCTGAGCGTGAAGCGTTGCGCGAGCTGGTTCAGCAACGCGAGCACTTCGTACAGCAACGGGACGACAATAAGCGCCGGCTTCAGCAGGCTCAGCTACCCGCTGTTGTGGCGGCAATCAAAGGCCATATTCATTACCTGCAAGTTCAGATCAAGCAGCTCGATAAAACCATCCACCAGAGCATGCACGACCTGGACGCAGAAAAAACCGAGCGGCTCATCTCTGTTAAAGGTATCGGCACGGTCGCCACTGCCAGTTTGCTGGTTTACCTGCCCGAGTTAGGCAAGCTCGACCGTCGCCAGGTCGCCGCACTGGCAGGAATTGCACCCTGCAACGATGACAGCGGCAATCACAGCGGGAAACGCCAAATCTATGGAGGAAGAGCCCGTGTGAGGCGTGCGCTTTACATGTCCTGCTGGGTAGTGATCCGCTATCAAGCTGACTTTAAAGCACGCTATGACGCTCTTCGGGCGCGAGGCAAGAGCGCGAAGGTCGCGCTCATCGCCTGCATGCGAATATTACTGATCAGACTGAATGCCATGCTGAGAGACGGCACCGAATGGCGCTGA
- a CDS encoding isochorismatase family cysteine hydrolase has translation MSNALYPLNRTAYLLVDPYNDFLSENGKVFPLIKPIAEQVGLLDNLRTLDRAVRAHNIPVVIVPHHRWEHGDYEGWDHPTPTQCKIMHMHHFARGEWGGEWHPDFAPKDGDIVVQEHWGSSGFANTDLDFRLKQKGITHVIIVGLLANTCIEATARYASELGYHVTLVRDATAAFRPEMMHAAHELNGPTFAHAIVTTDELVATLAQQE, from the coding sequence ATGTCGAACGCCCTTTATCCGCTCAACAGGACCGCCTACCTGCTGGTCGATCCCTACAACGATTTCCTGTCGGAAAACGGCAAGGTCTTCCCCTTGATCAAACCGATCGCCGAGCAAGTCGGCCTGCTCGACAACCTGCGCACCCTCGACCGCGCGGTGCGTGCCCACAACATTCCGGTGGTCATCGTACCGCACCATCGCTGGGAACACGGCGACTACGAAGGCTGGGACCATCCGACGCCGACCCAGTGCAAGATCATGCACATGCACCACTTCGCTCGCGGGGAATGGGGCGGCGAATGGCATCCGGATTTCGCGCCAAAGGACGGTGACATCGTCGTTCAGGAACATTGGGGCTCCAGCGGTTTTGCCAATACCGACCTCGATTTTCGCCTCAAGCAGAAAGGCATCACCCACGTGATCATCGTCGGCCTGTTGGCCAACACCTGCATCGAAGCGACTGCCCGCTATGCGTCGGAACTGGGTTACCACGTCACCCTGGTGCGCGATGCGACTGCCGCCTTCCGCCCGGAAATGATGCACGCCGCCCACGAGCTGAACGGCCCCACCTTCGCCCACGCCATTGTGACGACGGACGAACTCGTCGCCACCCTGGCACAGCAGGAATAA
- a CDS encoding alpha/beta fold hydrolase, with protein sequence MKLFQRLALGAAFFTIAVSGALAAPAATHNNAPNQFVVADGVRYAYRQFGAQTGVPVILLQHFRGNLDYWDPAVTDGLAKQRPVYLFDNAGVGLSSGETPDSFEGMADHVAAFARARGLKQVDVLGFSIGGMVAQEVALRHPQLVRRLILAGTSPRGGIAGNDPRVPEIALRESIATLEETAYLFFDPAPSSQLAAREFWERRHQRKEGLDKLNSMKVIAAQGAALGKWNTPGDGTFSQLSKISQPTLVVNGSKDIMVPTQNSYTLQQHIPNAKLLIYPNSGHGALFQYADDFVTQANAFLD encoded by the coding sequence GTGAAACTCTTCCAGCGACTGGCCCTCGGGGCTGCATTCTTTACCATCGCGGTCAGCGGCGCCCTTGCGGCGCCGGCTGCCACGCACAACAACGCCCCCAATCAATTCGTCGTAGCTGACGGCGTGCGTTATGCCTATCGCCAATTCGGCGCGCAGACCGGTGTTCCCGTAATCTTGCTCCAGCACTTTCGCGGCAACCTGGATTACTGGGACCCGGCAGTGACCGATGGCCTGGCAAAGCAGCGACCGGTCTACCTGTTCGACAATGCCGGCGTGGGCCTCAGCAGCGGCGAAACACCCGATTCGTTCGAAGGCATGGCCGACCACGTCGCTGCGTTTGCCCGCGCCCGTGGGTTGAAACAGGTCGACGTGCTTGGCTTTTCAATCGGCGGCATGGTGGCGCAGGAAGTTGCGTTGCGCCATCCGCAGCTGGTGCGCCGGCTGATCCTGGCGGGAACATCGCCACGCGGCGGGATCGCGGGAAATGATCCACGGGTTCCCGAAATCGCACTGCGCGAATCCATCGCCACGCTGGAAGAGACCGCTTACCTGTTCTTCGATCCGGCGCCATCAAGCCAACTGGCAGCCCGGGAATTCTGGGAAAGGCGCCATCAGCGCAAGGAAGGTCTCGACAAGCTCAATTCGATGAAAGTCATCGCGGCCCAAGGGGCGGCGCTGGGCAAGTGGAACACGCCCGGTGACGGCACGTTTTCGCAACTGAGCAAGATTAGCCAGCCCACTCTGGTGGTCAATGGCAGCAAGGACATCATGGTGCCCACCCAGAACTCCTACACGCTGCAACAGCACATTCCGAACGCCAAGTTGTTGATCTATCCAAACTCGGGGCACGGTGCGTTATTCCAGTATGCCGACGATTTCGTGACGCAAGCCAATGCCTTTCTGGACTGA
- a CDS encoding sigma-70 family RNA polymerase sigma factor, producing the protein MQSPPTSKLGFFFSDHHRWLLQHIQRRLRNHADAEDTAADTFCQMLTARVDPDSIEQPRAYLSTIARRLIFDRHRRRKLELAYLERLSTLPEAFAPSPEEQLQLIEALVAIDRALDGLPMVVKATFLYSQLDGLSYVAIAQKLGLSERTVSRYMKQALCQCYLSESAP; encoded by the coding sequence GTGCAATCTCCTCCAACCAGCAAGCTGGGCTTCTTTTTCAGCGACCATCATCGCTGGCTGCTGCAGCATATCCAGCGGCGCCTGCGCAATCACGCGGACGCCGAGGACACCGCCGCCGATACGTTTTGCCAGATGCTGACGGCCCGGGTAGACCCGGACAGCATCGAACAACCTCGCGCTTACCTCTCGACCATTGCCCGACGACTGATCTTTGACCGTCATCGCCGGCGCAAGCTGGAACTGGCCTACCTCGAACGCCTGTCCACGCTGCCCGAAGCGTTCGCGCCCTCCCCTGAAGAACAGTTGCAACTGATCGAAGCCCTGGTTGCCATCGACCGAGCGCTCGACGGCTTGCCAATGGTCGTCAAGGCCACGTTCCTCTACAGCCAGCTGGACGGTCTGAGCTACGTGGCGATTGCGCAAAAACTGGGGCTGTCGGAGCGTACGGTCAGCCGCTACATGAAACAGGCATTGTGTCAGTGCTATCTGAGCGAGTCGGCGCCATGA
- a CDS encoding TonB-dependent siderophore receptor → MFNPWPHALSVAVALATLASPTLSQAQDLTFNLPAGPLASTLNAIASQSGHIVSLEPSLVRGKQAPAVVGQMPAEQAMQKALAGSGLQLRVTGQGNFSVEPAADNSAAMQLGVTNIVERSTDATTEGSGSYAARAVTIGKGTHTLKEIPQSVTVMTRKQMDDQDIVDLKDAANKTTGLVGAQGVGRGLILSSRGFQIDDWQYDGVPIPRNTYALGNWATQDLIFFDRMEVLRGASGLLQGTGSPGGAVNLVRKRGQNAPTVTLTGKAGSWDHYGLQLDAGGPLNQAGTVRGRLVADQDDSHSFVDSEWYKTTSLYGALDFDLSEATTLGLAVSQSDGESRSNVRGFPRYADGKPVDLPRKTYTGAKWNHSDIDVTTLYTDLEHRFNDDWAFKVGAVRMTETNKAKNQRVQSSGTGINADGSGVQYADFVTDLDSTKVALDMNLNGKFEALSMQQEIMVGGNYSKYTSDDKFARTFNNSTDNIFNIDHDRPEISYDGLLNSPGGRGTPSKYDIRQKGLYGSWRVKPIDPLTLVLGSRVSWYDYSYKSWRQDATSITADPESTSNENGEVTPFAGIVYDLSREWAVYASYTDVFTPQTERDTGGSVVKPIIGTNYEVGLKGELMDGRVNTSLALFRYDQENRATLDTDGGQICDGWYCSKASGKVRSQGLDAEISGEVLDGLQLFAGYTYNTTKYIKDPENEGKVFSWWTPKHMLRVWGNYQFSGDWNRVSTGLGFVAQTHTIGYDHSVNVPGYTVWNARVGYQLTPEIELAMNANNLFDKTYFTAAYNQINGNNNYGDPRNVMFSVKYTPEF, encoded by the coding sequence GTGTTCAACCCGTGGCCCCATGCCCTTTCCGTCGCCGTCGCCCTGGCAACCCTGGCGAGCCCTACCCTGTCGCAGGCGCAAGACCTGACGTTCAATTTGCCGGCCGGCCCACTCGCCAGCACGTTGAATGCCATCGCCAGCCAGAGCGGCCATATCGTTTCATTGGAGCCTTCGCTGGTGCGGGGCAAACAGGCGCCGGCGGTGGTCGGCCAGATGCCCGCGGAACAGGCGATGCAGAAGGCGTTGGCGGGCAGCGGCCTACAACTGCGAGTGACCGGCCAAGGAAACTTCAGCGTCGAGCCAGCCGCGGACAACAGCGCAGCGATGCAACTGGGCGTTACCAACATCGTCGAACGCAGCACCGACGCCACCACCGAAGGCTCAGGCTCCTATGCCGCGCGGGCGGTGACCATTGGCAAGGGGACCCACACCCTCAAGGAAATTCCGCAGTCGGTCACGGTGATGACCCGCAAGCAAATGGACGATCAGGATATCGTCGATCTCAAGGACGCGGCCAACAAGACCACCGGCCTGGTCGGTGCTCAAGGCGTCGGCAGAGGCTTGATCCTCAGTTCCCGCGGTTTCCAGATCGATGACTGGCAATACGACGGCGTGCCGATCCCGCGCAACACCTACGCGCTGGGCAACTGGGCCACGCAGGACCTGATTTTCTTTGATCGCATGGAAGTGCTGCGTGGCGCGTCCGGTTTGCTGCAAGGCACCGGCAGCCCTGGTGGCGCCGTCAACCTGGTGCGCAAACGCGGCCAGAACGCACCGACCGTCACCCTCACCGGCAAGGCCGGCTCCTGGGATCACTACGGTCTGCAACTGGACGCCGGCGGGCCGCTGAACCAGGCAGGTACCGTGCGCGGACGCCTGGTGGCCGACCAGGACGACAGCCACTCGTTCGTCGATTCCGAATGGTACAAGACCACCTCGCTGTACGGCGCGCTGGACTTCGATCTGAGCGAAGCCACCACCCTGGGCCTGGCAGTCAGCCAGTCCGACGGCGAGTCGCGCTCCAATGTCCGCGGCTTCCCGCGCTACGCCGACGGCAAACCCGTCGACCTGCCGCGCAAGACGTACACCGGGGCGAAGTGGAACCATTCGGATATCGATGTCACCACGCTCTACACCGACCTGGAACACCGTTTCAACGACGATTGGGCCTTCAAGGTCGGCGCTGTGCGCATGACTGAAACCAACAAGGCAAAGAACCAGAGGGTGCAATCCAGCGGCACCGGCATCAATGCCGATGGCAGCGGCGTGCAATACGCTGACTTTGTGACTGACCTGGACTCCACCAAAGTCGCTCTGGACATGAACCTCAACGGCAAATTCGAAGCCTTGTCCATGCAGCAGGAAATCATGGTTGGCGGCAACTACTCCAAGTACACCTCGGATGACAAATTCGCCCGGACCTTCAATAACAGCACTGACAATATATTCAACATTGATCACGATCGTCCGGAAATCAGTTACGACGGTTTGCTCAATAGCCCCGGAGGTCGTGGGACACCGAGCAAATATGACATCCGCCAAAAAGGCCTGTACGGCAGCTGGCGGGTCAAGCCGATCGATCCGTTGACCCTGGTGCTCGGCTCGCGGGTCAGCTGGTACGACTACAGCTACAAATCGTGGCGCCAGGACGCGACCAGCATCACCGCCGATCCTGAAAGCACCAGCAACGAAAACGGCGAAGTCACACCCTTCGCCGGCATCGTCTATGACCTGAGCCGCGAATGGGCGGTCTATGCCAGCTACACCGACGTGTTCACACCGCAAACCGAACGCGATACAGGTGGCTCGGTCGTCAAACCGATTATCGGGACTAACTACGAAGTGGGTCTCAAGGGCGAGTTGATGGACGGTCGGGTCAATACGTCCCTGGCTTTGTTCCGTTACGACCAGGAAAACCGTGCCACTCTCGATACGGACGGCGGGCAAATCTGCGACGGTTGGTACTGCTCGAAGGCCTCCGGCAAAGTACGCAGCCAGGGTCTCGACGCCGAAATCAGCGGCGAAGTGCTGGACGGTCTGCAACTGTTTGCCGGTTATACCTACAACACCACCAAGTACATCAAGGACCCGGAAAACGAAGGCAAGGTCTTCAGCTGGTGGACGCCGAAACACATGCTGCGCGTCTGGGGCAACTACCAGTTCAGCGGCGACTGGAACCGTGTCAGCACTGGCCTGGGCTTCGTTGCTCAAACCCACACGATAGGTTACGACCACTCCGTCAACGTACCGGGTTACACCGTGTGGAACGCCCGTGTCGGCTACCAGCTCACGCCGGAAATCGAGCTGGCGATGAACGCCAACAACCTGTTTGACAAGACCTACTTCACGGCGGCCTACAACCAGATCAATGGCAACAACAACTACGGTGATCCGCGCAACGTGATGTTCAGTGTGAAATACACGCCGGAGTTCTAA
- a CDS encoding helix-turn-helix domain-containing protein: MSLRMAYAAMLQFVRTRRGLLQQDIAVRVAHSHISQLEAVKTSASLEVHQDLAAALSLNPVTFLALVQASYEHKSAREILQTALQELEELALLDELLPDKPKKLKSPQMEDSERKREAVLKLKNEGYKQVEVVKMLGMPKSTVGRFWYADETGANAGDSE, from the coding sequence ATGTCATTACGGATGGCGTACGCGGCAATGCTGCAATTCGTTCGAACGCGTCGTGGATTGTTACAGCAGGACATCGCAGTACGAGTGGCGCATTCGCACATCAGCCAACTCGAAGCCGTCAAAACATCCGCCTCGTTGGAGGTTCATCAAGATCTAGCCGCAGCGTTGAGTCTCAATCCCGTGACCTTCCTTGCCCTTGTTCAAGCGTCGTACGAACACAAATCAGCACGCGAAATCCTGCAGACCGCCCTCCAAGAACTTGAGGAATTGGCGCTTCTAGACGAACTGCTCCCCGATAAACCAAAGAAGCTGAAGTCGCCCCAAATGGAAGATTCAGAGAGAAAGCGGGAGGCTGTTCTGAAGTTGAAAAACGAAGGGTATAAGCAGGTTGAGGTGGTGAAAATGCTGGGGATGCCGAAGTCGACTGTGGGTCGGTTTTGGTATGCGGATGAGACTGGCGCCAATGCCGGTGACAGTGAGTAG
- a CDS encoding FecR domain-containing protein, producing the protein MSTPRLDPVSEQAIDWMVSLRAGKPDAALQERFNAWLAMDPAHARAWATLQERLGASFNTIRALDRRLPGQADEARQLLLQPHGSRRDALRVIAGLGLLGGGAWLGIRSPLGDSLLADLHTGRGQRQDFTLADGSRLSLNANSAVDLRFDDKQRLVILRHGELVIQVAADPQRPLRVRTAQGEIRALGTRFLVAQEHDATRVVVLQHSVEARLFNGTTLALQEGQSALLHEGKIAPFAGDQRYRADWLSGRLNVLDDPLEHVVDALRPYSRGFVRVAPDVRGLRVQGVFPLNDPDRVFTALAETLPIRVERYSPWLTLIRAK; encoded by the coding sequence ATGAGCACGCCGCGCCTCGATCCGGTCAGCGAGCAGGCCATTGACTGGATGGTGAGCCTTCGTGCCGGCAAGCCCGATGCCGCATTGCAAGAACGGTTCAACGCATGGCTGGCGATGGATCCCGCACACGCCCGGGCCTGGGCCACATTGCAGGAGCGTCTCGGAGCGTCCTTCAACACGATTCGTGCCCTGGATCGACGCCTGCCCGGTCAGGCCGACGAAGCGCGGCAACTGCTGCTGCAGCCTCACGGTTCACGCCGCGATGCGCTCCGCGTGATCGCGGGCCTCGGCCTGCTGGGTGGCGGTGCGTGGCTGGGTATTCGCAGCCCGTTGGGTGACTCGCTGTTGGCGGATCTGCACACCGGTCGCGGCCAGCGTCAGGACTTCACGCTGGCCGACGGCAGCCGCCTGAGCCTGAATGCCAACAGCGCGGTGGATCTGCGCTTCGATGACAAGCAAAGGCTGGTGATTCTGCGCCACGGCGAACTGGTGATTCAGGTCGCAGCCGACCCCCAGCGTCCGCTGCGCGTGCGCACCGCCCAGGGGGAAATACGTGCACTGGGCACCCGATTCCTGGTGGCTCAGGAACACGACGCGACTCGCGTCGTGGTGCTGCAGCATTCGGTCGAAGCCCGTCTGTTCAATGGCACGACGCTTGCCCTTCAAGAAGGTCAATCGGCCTTGCTGCATGAAGGGAAAATTGCACCGTTCGCCGGCGATCAGCGTTATCGCGCCGACTGGCTCAGCGGAAGATTGAATGTGCTGGATGATCCACTGGAACACGTCGTCGACGCGCTACGCCCTTACAGCCGGGGCTTTGTCCGCGTGGCGCCCGACGTTCGCGGCTTGCGCGTCCAGGGCGTATTCCCGTTGAACGATCCGGATCGGGTGTTCACGGCACTGGCGGAAACCCTGCCGATTCGCGTGGAGCGCTACAGCCCATGGTTGACGCTGATTCGTGCGAAATAG
- a CDS encoding winged helix-turn-helix transcriptional regulator, with protein MSINTTVPDTLCPISRAEAIVGDRWTVLVLRELIMGSHRYDEIQAQTGGTPQMVAARLKNLEADGLVERRLYNERPPRYEYHLTEKGQAFYSVVLALRAWGETWCKSPEEGLAVVYTHKTCGEPAGLGPLCEHCGEVLRRDELISEQSEAYAAERHTRREAFKGSRSQA; from the coding sequence ATGTCGATAAATACCACTGTTCCCGACACCCTGTGCCCGATTTCCCGGGCCGAGGCGATCGTGGGCGACCGCTGGACCGTGCTGGTTCTGCGTGAGCTGATCATGGGGAGTCATCGGTACGACGAGATCCAGGCGCAGACCGGCGGCACCCCGCAAATGGTCGCCGCCCGCTTGAAGAATCTGGAGGCTGACGGCCTGGTCGAACGCCGTCTCTACAACGAACGCCCGCCACGCTACGAATACCACCTGACCGAAAAAGGGCAGGCCTTTTACTCGGTGGTGCTGGCGCTGCGCGCCTGGGGGGAAACCTGGTGCAAGTCGCCGGAGGAAGGCCTGGCGGTGGTGTATACCCACAAAACCTGTGGCGAGCCCGCAGGATTAGGACCGCTTTGCGAACATTGCGGTGAGGTGTTGCGTCGGGATGAGCTGATCAGTGAGCAGAGCGAAGCCTACGCCGCAGAACGGCATACGCGGCGTGAGGCTTTCAAGGGGAGTCGAAGCCAAGCGTAA